A genome region from Streptomyces xanthophaeus includes the following:
- a CDS encoding MerR family transcriptional regulator has translation MDVTTLYSIGELSRRTGLPVRTIRFYSDAGVVAPTTRSPAGYRLYDVDALLRLELLRTLRELGMDLATVRRVLDRELSVADVAAAHADALDVQIRVLHLRRSVLRAVAEGGSGPEETKRMHRLTQLSGEERRRLIDDFVEGTFGTSDAAPAAVAMVRAATPDLPDDPSSEQVEAWAELAELVGDEDFRARMRRTAVYQATGRTLDIESEAGEELMDLTRQKVSEAQESGIDPLGDRGARIVDDLVHRFAAVFARTPDTEFRDWMAEQFEEAHDPRVDRYWRLVWIVNGWQVVPSLVPMYPWLIRALRNGHEVHSPTWKLPRSPA, from the coding sequence ATGGACGTTACGACCCTCTACTCGATCGGGGAGCTCTCCCGACGGACCGGCCTGCCCGTGAGGACCATCCGGTTCTACTCCGATGCGGGGGTGGTGGCGCCGACCACACGAAGTCCCGCCGGTTATCGGCTCTACGACGTCGACGCACTGCTTCGTCTGGAACTCCTGCGCACACTGCGTGAGCTGGGCATGGACCTGGCCACGGTTCGACGGGTGCTGGACCGGGAGCTCTCCGTGGCGGACGTCGCCGCGGCGCACGCCGACGCTCTGGACGTCCAGATCCGGGTGCTGCACCTGCGCCGGAGCGTCCTGCGAGCCGTGGCCGAAGGCGGGTCCGGCCCCGAGGAGACGAAACGCATGCACAGGCTCACGCAGTTGTCCGGCGAGGAACGCCGACGGTTGATCGACGATTTCGTGGAGGGCACCTTCGGCACATCGGATGCCGCCCCGGCCGCGGTGGCCATGGTTCGTGCTGCCACCCCCGACCTCCCGGACGACCCCTCCAGCGAGCAGGTCGAGGCATGGGCGGAACTCGCCGAGCTGGTCGGCGACGAGGACTTCCGTGCCCGGATGCGGCGGACGGCCGTGTACCAGGCCACCGGGCGAACGCTCGACATCGAGAGCGAGGCCGGCGAGGAACTGATGGACCTCACCCGTCAGAAAGTCTCCGAGGCCCAGGAGTCGGGCATCGACCCGCTCGGTGACAGGGGTGCACGCATCGTCGACGACCTCGTGCACCGTTTCGCCGCGGTGTTCGCACGCACCCCGGACACGGAGTTCCGGGACTGGATGGCCGAGCAGTTCGAAGAGGCACACGACCCCCGGGTGGACCGGTACTGGCGGCTGGTGTGGATCGTCAACGGCTGGCAGGTGGTACCGAGCCTGGTGCCGATGTACCCCTGGCTCATCCGCGCCCTGCGAAATGGCCATGAAGTGCACTCACCGACCTGGAAGCTGCCCCGGTCCCCTGCATGA
- a CDS encoding DinB family protein — MPQSTEPHMPVSGKDVRRAVAHCLDALEGIPAGQWHDRAGGLEWTRWETLEHLADDLLTYALRFGLAEPMGVPRVPLRVSRDRSDGPANVIFGDRDAGPEGLLTVVEACGGLLASAVDTAAATTLAPHVFGASDPEGFAAMGVVETVVHTHDITQGLGRDREPPQDLCERALGRLFPDVPAIGTPWSTLLWATGRIEMPDRPRRTNWRWYGSPRGSS; from the coding sequence ATGCCACAGTCCACAGAACCGCACATGCCGGTGTCGGGGAAAGACGTACGCCGGGCCGTCGCCCACTGCCTCGACGCCCTCGAAGGCATTCCCGCAGGCCAATGGCACGACCGCGCCGGAGGCCTGGAGTGGACGCGCTGGGAGACCCTTGAACACCTCGCGGACGACCTGCTCACCTACGCGCTGCGGTTCGGGCTCGCGGAACCCATGGGAGTGCCGCGCGTTCCGCTGCGCGTTTCCCGTGATCGGTCCGACGGCCCGGCCAACGTCATCTTCGGAGACCGTGACGCGGGGCCGGAGGGACTCCTGACCGTCGTGGAGGCCTGCGGCGGACTGCTCGCCAGCGCCGTGGACACCGCGGCCGCAACCACCTTGGCCCCACACGTCTTCGGAGCCTCCGACCCGGAGGGTTTTGCGGCCATGGGTGTCGTCGAGACCGTGGTCCACACCCACGACATCACCCAGGGCCTGGGCCGTGACCGGGAGCCCCCGCAGGACCTGTGCGAGCGGGCCCTCGGGCGTCTGTTCCCCGACGTGCCCGCCATCGGCACTCCGTGGTCGACCTTGCTGTGGGCCACCGGACGCATCGAGATGCCCGATCGCCCACGCCGGACCAACTGGCGCTGGTACGGCTCGCCGCGCGGCAGCAGCTAG
- a CDS encoding MMPL family transporter yields MRTPPRPARWLLPVLLLVVWLGVGGTLGSYAGKLGEVSTNDQAAFLPRSAESTRVAQAQGAFRQEESVPAVVLWTADGATGVTPAATASAQAALAALKARPWIAGPPSPLVASRDGRALQAVVPLDPALGDELPAAVAEIREAGSRVEATTFHVTGPAATRADLSEAFAGIDGLLLGVALAAVLLILLLVYRSVLLPLLIIIGAVFALSLACAIVYALASAGQVRVDGQVQGILSILVIGAATDYALLLTARFREELGHTEDRYAAMRAALRQSWGPVVASGGTVALGLLALFLSDLTNNRALGPVGAIGIVCAVASALTFLPAALVLLGRRAYWPAHVTADSAGGEAGVWSRIAALVGGAPRRVWAVALAGLLACAAFAPTLHSGGVPLDEIFVNEAPSVTGQKELGRHFPGGAGNPAVVIAATGRQAEVRERAEGTQGVDSAAVRGEKGGLVRIDAVLKDPADSAAAKETVVRLREAVHRVPGADALVGGYTAQAYDTQKTAERDREVIVPVVLAIILVILVALLRSLVMPLLLVVTVALNFFATLGVSALVFRHVFGFSGTDASVPLYGFVFLVALGVDYNIFLMSRVREESLRHGVHEGVIRGLTATGGVITSAGVVLAATFAALGVIPLAFLVQIAFIVAFGVLMDTLVVRSLLVPALVLDIGPAAWWPGRLSRRPS; encoded by the coding sequence ATGCGTACCCCGCCCCGACCGGCCCGGTGGCTGCTGCCCGTCCTCCTCCTCGTGGTCTGGCTGGGTGTCGGAGGGACCCTCGGCTCCTACGCGGGGAAGCTCGGCGAGGTCTCCACCAACGACCAGGCGGCCTTCCTCCCCCGCAGCGCCGAGTCCACCCGGGTGGCTCAGGCCCAGGGCGCTTTCCGGCAGGAGGAGTCCGTGCCGGCCGTGGTGCTCTGGACGGCGGACGGCGCCACGGGCGTGACCCCGGCCGCCACCGCCTCCGCGCAGGCCGCACTGGCCGCACTCAAGGCCCGTCCCTGGATTGCGGGCCCGCCCTCCCCGCTCGTCGCGTCGCGCGACGGCAGGGCGCTGCAGGCGGTGGTACCACTGGACCCCGCACTGGGTGATGAACTGCCCGCGGCGGTCGCCGAGATCCGGGAGGCCGGCTCGCGGGTCGAGGCCACCACCTTCCACGTGACGGGACCGGCGGCCACCCGGGCCGACCTGTCGGAGGCCTTCGCCGGAATCGACGGCCTGCTGCTGGGCGTGGCACTGGCGGCCGTCCTCCTGATCCTGCTGCTCGTCTACCGCAGCGTCCTCCTCCCCCTGTTGATCATCATCGGGGCTGTGTTCGCCCTCTCCCTGGCCTGCGCGATCGTCTACGCCCTCGCGAGTGCGGGGCAGGTCCGGGTCGACGGGCAGGTCCAGGGGATCCTCTCGATCCTCGTCATCGGCGCGGCCACCGACTACGCCCTGCTGCTGACCGCCCGCTTCCGTGAGGAACTGGGGCACACAGAGGACCGGTACGCGGCCATGCGCGCGGCTCTGCGCCAGTCCTGGGGCCCGGTCGTGGCCAGCGGCGGCACCGTGGCCCTGGGCCTGCTCGCCCTCTTCCTCAGCGACCTGACCAACAACCGGGCGCTGGGGCCCGTCGGGGCGATCGGGATCGTCTGCGCGGTGGCGAGCGCCCTCACCTTCCTGCCGGCGGCGCTGGTGCTGCTGGGACGCAGGGCCTACTGGCCGGCGCACGTGACCGCCGACAGCGCCGGCGGCGAGGCAGGCGTCTGGAGCCGGATCGCCGCCCTGGTCGGCGGCGCTCCCCGGCGGGTGTGGGCCGTGGCCCTGGCCGGCCTGCTCGCGTGCGCCGCCTTCGCGCCCACGCTGCACTCGGGCGGTGTTCCGCTGGACGAGATCTTCGTGAACGAGGCCCCTTCGGTGACGGGGCAGAAGGAACTGGGCCGGCACTTCCCGGGCGGGGCGGGCAACCCGGCCGTCGTGATCGCCGCCACCGGCCGGCAGGCAGAGGTACGCGAGCGCGCCGAAGGCACCCAGGGCGTGGATTCGGCCGCCGTGCGGGGCGAGAAGGGCGGCCTCGTACGGATCGACGCCGTCCTGAAGGACCCGGCGGACAGCGCGGCGGCGAAGGAGACGGTGGTCAGGCTCCGTGAGGCGGTGCATCGGGTGCCGGGCGCGGACGCCCTCGTCGGCGGATACACCGCACAGGCCTACGACACGCAGAAGACGGCCGAGCGGGACCGCGAAGTCATCGTCCCGGTGGTGCTGGCCATCATCCTCGTCATCCTGGTGGCCCTGCTGCGCTCGTTGGTCATGCCGCTGCTGCTGGTGGTGACGGTGGCCCTCAACTTCTTCGCCACGCTGGGCGTGTCGGCCCTCGTGTTCCGCCACGTGTTCGGATTCAGCGGCACCGATGCGTCCGTCCCCCTGTACGGCTTCGTCTTCCTCGTCGCCCTGGGCGTGGACTACAACATCTTCCTCATGTCGCGGGTGCGCGAGGAGTCGCTGCGCCACGGCGTCCACGAGGGTGTGATCCGGGGTCTGACGGCCACCGGCGGGGTGATCACCTCCGCGGGGGTGGTCCTCGCAGCCACGTTCGCCGCGCTGGGTGTCATCCCGCTGGCGTTCCTCGTGCAGATCGCCTTCATCGTGGCCTTCGGCGTCCTCATGGACACGCTGGTCGTGCGCTCGCTCCTGGTCCCCGCCCTGGTCCTGGACATCGGCCCCGCGGCCTGGTGGCCGGGCCGGCTGAGCCGCCGCCCGAGCTGA
- a CDS encoding transcriptional regulator, which produces MDPDFDEFLHVPARLSVVALLAPADWVEFGFVRDAVGTSDSALSKQVAALAEAGYVEARKTRNRTGRHTHLRLTPYGRQAFQRHASALERIVAAARKPLE; this is translated from the coding sequence ATGGATCCGGACTTCGACGAGTTCCTGCATGTTCCGGCGCGCCTCTCGGTGGTCGCGCTCCTGGCTCCGGCCGACTGGGTGGAGTTCGGATTCGTCCGGGACGCGGTGGGTACCAGCGACTCGGCCCTGTCCAAGCAGGTCGCCGCCTTGGCGGAGGCCGGGTATGTCGAAGCCCGCAAGACGCGGAACCGCACGGGACGGCACACCCACCTCCGCCTCACCCCGTACGGGCGCCAGGCATTCCAGCGGCACGCCTCGGCGCTGGAGAGGATTGTGGCGGCAGCGCGTAAACCTCTGGAATAG
- a CDS encoding maleylpyruvate isomerase N-terminal domain-containing protein, whose product MDLFTRSWTALRTAVAEIPDADFARPSGCAGWLVRDLVCHLVIDAQDVLITLATPAATEPTVDAVTYWHVEDRPPSGEDPLDALTVRLAAAYGDPHLLRFHLDDVGSAACRAAGLADPRARVGTRDEVLTVGDYLGAYVLEWTLHHLDLIAHLPGARIRPPEECLARSRAMLERIAGAAFPTSFTDRDALLVGTGRSAPTDAQRAELRDAAVRFPLVLG is encoded by the coding sequence GTGGACCTCTTCACCCGTTCCTGGACGGCGTTGCGCACTGCTGTCGCCGAGATCCCCGACGCGGACTTCGCACGGCCGTCGGGCTGCGCCGGCTGGCTCGTACGGGACCTCGTGTGCCACCTGGTCATCGATGCCCAGGACGTCCTGATCACCCTCGCCACCCCCGCCGCGACCGAGCCGACCGTCGACGCGGTGACCTACTGGCACGTCGAGGACCGGCCCCCGAGCGGCGAGGACCCGCTCGACGCCCTCACCGTCCGGCTGGCCGCCGCGTACGGGGACCCGCACCTGCTCCGGTTCCACCTCGACGACGTCGGCTCCGCCGCCTGCCGCGCCGCCGGACTCGCCGACCCGAGGGCCCGGGTGGGCACCCGCGACGAGGTCCTCACCGTGGGCGACTACCTCGGCGCGTACGTCCTGGAGTGGACGCTGCACCACCTCGACCTGATCGCCCACCTCCCCGGCGCGCGGATCCGGCCGCCCGAGGAGTGCCTGGCCCGCTCCCGCGCCATGCTGGAGCGCATCGCCGGGGCGGCGTTCCCCACGTCGTTCACCGACCGGGACGCGCTCCTGGTCGGCACCGGCCGCAGCGCGCCCACCGACGCGCAGCGGGCCGAACTGCGCGACGCGGCGGTGAGGTTCCCCCTCGTCCTGGGCTGA
- a CDS encoding amidohydrolase family protein, with protein MRSSPTPSPAPSRRDILTGLGLAAATPLVLGITTRPERPSHPERPHVPVGPAVLLRGASLVLTMDPALGSGALGTLDHADVLMRNGTIASVGTGLRPPPGTRIVDASGKLVMPGFVDTHTHLWQAVIRGGCTDGDLFGWFTRCTDPQRGRLTAEALHSFVRLAALDAVQSGVTTLVDWVDIFSYDLIESYVRALAGTGVRFTYAMFPSEADPTLVAKVKKELVDPVPLGGFQVATHAARAVQHLNHVHWEAAQDLGVMLNSHVLERPEQRADDPIGVLSDIGALGPRLLINHAIHLTDDEIAAVAAHDVRAAHCPLSNMRLASGIMRLSEFGRRGVKVGLGLDGGTNDSSDFHALMKTAIGLQRARATEAGIFPQVSDVLRMATLGGAEALGISDRTGSLTPGKRADVVVVDPAALNFAPRFDWVGQTVFNGRPENVEAVFVDGRPLKFGGRLVDVDTNRVVREAETAAARLRAAG; from the coding sequence ATGCGGTCGTCCCCCACTCCGTCGCCGGCCCCCAGCCGCCGCGACATCCTCACCGGCCTCGGCCTGGCCGCTGCCACGCCGCTCGTCCTCGGCATCACCACGCGCCCCGAACGCCCCAGCCACCCCGAACGCCCGCACGTCCCGGTCGGCCCGGCGGTCCTGCTGCGTGGCGCCTCCCTCGTACTCACCATGGACCCGGCCCTCGGCAGCGGCGCCCTCGGCACCCTCGACCACGCCGACGTCCTGATGCGGAACGGCACCATCGCCTCCGTCGGCACGGGCCTGCGGCCACCGCCCGGCACCCGGATCGTGGACGCTTCGGGCAAGCTGGTCATGCCGGGGTTCGTCGACACCCACACCCACCTCTGGCAGGCGGTGATCCGCGGGGGCTGTACCGACGGGGACCTGTTCGGCTGGTTCACGCGATGTACCGACCCCCAGCGGGGCCGGCTCACCGCCGAGGCCCTGCACAGCTTCGTACGCCTCGCCGCCCTCGACGCCGTCCAGTCGGGGGTGACCACCCTCGTGGACTGGGTGGACATCTTCTCGTACGACCTCATCGAGAGCTATGTACGGGCGCTGGCCGGAACCGGAGTGCGGTTCACCTACGCGATGTTCCCCTCCGAAGCCGACCCGACGCTGGTCGCGAAGGTGAAGAAGGAACTCGTCGACCCCGTGCCGCTGGGCGGCTTCCAGGTCGCCACGCACGCGGCACGAGCCGTCCAACACCTCAACCACGTGCACTGGGAGGCCGCCCAGGACCTCGGAGTCATGCTCAACTCCCACGTCCTGGAACGCCCCGAGCAGCGCGCCGACGATCCCATCGGGGTCCTCTCCGACATCGGCGCCCTCGGTCCGCGGCTCCTGATCAACCACGCGATCCACCTGACCGACGACGAGATCGCCGCCGTCGCCGCGCACGACGTGCGTGCGGCTCACTGCCCGCTCAGCAACATGCGGCTGGCCTCCGGCATCATGCGGCTGTCCGAGTTCGGGCGACGGGGCGTCAAGGTCGGCCTCGGCCTGGACGGCGGCACCAACGACAGCTCGGACTTCCACGCGCTGATGAAGACGGCCATCGGCCTGCAGCGCGCCCGCGCGACGGAGGCCGGGATCTTCCCGCAGGTGTCCGACGTCCTGCGGATGGCCACGCTGGGCGGCGCCGAGGCACTCGGGATCAGCGACCGGACGGGCTCCCTGACCCCCGGAAAGCGGGCCGACGTCGTGGTCGTCGACCCGGCCGCCCTGAACTTCGCGCCGCGCTTCGACTGGGTCGGCCAGACCGTCTTCAACGGGCGGCCCGAGAACGTCGAGGCCGTGTTCGTGGACGGGCGACCCCTGAAGTTCGGCGGCCGGCTCGTGGACGTCGACACGAACCGCGTCGTACGGGAGGCGGAGACGGCCGCCGCCCGACTCCGCGCGGCCGGATAG
- a CDS encoding DUF1905 domain-containing protein — MRTVFASQVIEWRGPAPFYFVPVPEEASADVRQVASAATYGWGVVPVEASIGEVTFETSLFPREGGYLLPVKSAVRTPLGLGAGDEVTVEMTVRLPG; from the coding sequence ATGCGCACGGTTTTCGCCAGCCAGGTGATCGAGTGGCGTGGACCTGCGCCTTTCTACTTCGTCCCCGTGCCGGAGGAGGCGTCCGCCGACGTACGGCAGGTGGCTTCGGCGGCCACCTACGGCTGGGGCGTCGTCCCTGTAGAGGCGAGTATCGGCGAGGTCACCTTCGAGACGTCGCTCTTCCCGAGGGAGGGCGGGTACTTGCTGCCCGTCAAGAGCGCTGTCCGAACGCCGCTGGGGCTGGGGGCAGGAGACGAAGTGACGGTGGAGATGACGGTGCGCCTACCGGGCTGA
- a CDS encoding aldo/keto reductase, which produces MTDVPIRHLGSLAVSAQGLGCMGMSHGYGATDDAQSIATVHHALDLGVTLLDTADFYGAGHNEELIGRAVAGRRDEVVLATKFGFANRLGEPTCVRGDAAYVRQACEASLRRLGVDHIDLYYQHRVDPQVPIEETVGAMAELVRAGKVRHLGLSEAGEHTLRRAHAVHPIAALQSEWSLWTRDLEPEIVPVCRELGIGLVPFSPLGRGFLTGRYSSVEGLAENDVRRSQPRFADGNLERNLLIVEKLNELAEAKGVTAGQLALAWVQHRGDDVVPIPGTRRQRYLEENLAALTVELSSDDLAAIEAAAPPEQVAGTRYDATSLTFVDN; this is translated from the coding sequence ATGACCGACGTTCCCATCCGGCATCTGGGCAGTCTGGCGGTCTCCGCGCAGGGCCTGGGATGCATGGGCATGAGCCACGGCTACGGTGCCACGGACGACGCGCAGTCCATCGCCACCGTGCACCATGCTCTCGACCTGGGGGTGACCCTTCTCGACACCGCCGACTTCTACGGCGCCGGGCACAACGAGGAACTGATCGGGCGGGCCGTCGCCGGGCGCCGCGACGAGGTGGTGCTGGCCACGAAGTTCGGCTTCGCCAACCGCCTGGGCGAGCCCACCTGTGTCCGGGGCGACGCCGCGTACGTGCGGCAGGCGTGCGAGGCGTCGCTGCGCCGGCTCGGGGTCGATCACATCGACCTCTACTACCAGCACCGGGTCGACCCGCAGGTGCCGATCGAGGAGACCGTCGGCGCGATGGCCGAACTCGTGCGGGCCGGAAAGGTCCGCCACCTCGGATTGTCCGAGGCCGGCGAGCACACCCTCCGACGGGCGCACGCGGTGCACCCGATCGCCGCGCTGCAGAGTGAGTGGTCGCTGTGGACCCGCGACCTCGAACCCGAGATCGTCCCGGTATGCCGTGAACTCGGCATCGGGCTGGTCCCGTTCTCCCCGCTCGGGCGCGGCTTCCTGACCGGCCGGTACAGCTCGGTCGAAGGTCTGGCCGAGAACGACGTGCGGCGCAGCCAGCCGCGTTTCGCCGACGGCAACCTCGAACGCAACCTGTTGATCGTCGAGAAGCTGAACGAGCTGGCCGAGGCGAAGGGAGTCACCGCCGGCCAGCTCGCCCTGGCCTGGGTGCAGCACCGGGGCGACGACGTGGTGCCGATCCCCGGCACCCGGCGACAGCGCTACCTGGAGGAGAACCTCGCAGCCCTGACCGTCGAGTTGTCCTCCGACGACCTCGCCGCCATCGAGGCCGCCGCCCCACCCGAGCAGGTCGCGGGCACCCGCTACGACGCGACCAGTCTCACCTTCGTCGACAACTGA
- a CDS encoding NACHT domain-containing protein, with translation MGDTEARDRLAEELRNLVAAAGLPLARIEEQGGRQTPVAKLGKSKLSGWLSGDYVPEADAPFRFLIRLLEPRAQNRSGLRPRGEGWWLGLRQKAADERSAAKAPKPAGSCPQPAPAAPAPTPGPASRPVPVQQPQPERSVLIDLASYFVRAVERAGVPHYLPAGMDPAALDQPRSVRPSTGRGHRVPWARVTAAHPRIVLLADAGMGKSWLLRMHARRLAEAVLVGPHPPGDPGDPGDPGDPGAPGDSGVPGDPGLPPVPVLLRCGDLACRTERLLTDALAGHLVALGVLTAADHSVAARAAADGRLVLLLDAYDELPGPEARARLYTLLATAPAALPIVVAGRRAGHPGPPATAGGPLWQELVLEPLDHAAVARLVGTWPLTSAARASVIRRIRTPGLGGVPLLLALLCALAEEIPEGAANGTPDLPAAKSELYERMLRRFLVHEQRPPAAEDIEADRLLDLLGPVAFHFAHRNEDGWTDVMPREEVLRALRTAGPAFTELRRDAAGVLRTLSVEAGVLQPLGDPSGGRAQPYLFLHRSFAEYLTARHLAELPEAEALAAVDAHLADGGRWDDTLAMLGRPVLAGAGRARFGRLLVHLADRPGGVLHAVRMLGEVWGAGGTVLERALEEHLVAAFRRAVADDVEAAARAVEACRALPDALVDELAGYLAEHVAADPDEHYGAYHRLVHHPQDSVTRLLGRLAVGRDSVLGMFAVRELDHRRGPLPLRTMLSVLRTHTETGLHPSVSMTLARALCERGQPESVVAVLRSGPEPPPDAAVRAVLDALGVEPAGA, from the coding sequence ATGGGGGACACGGAGGCGCGTGACCGGCTCGCCGAAGAGCTGCGGAATCTGGTGGCCGCGGCGGGCCTGCCCCTGGCACGGATCGAGGAGCAAGGGGGAAGGCAGACCCCGGTCGCGAAGTTGGGGAAGTCCAAGCTCAGCGGCTGGCTGTCCGGCGACTACGTACCCGAGGCCGATGCGCCGTTCCGCTTTCTCATCCGGTTGCTCGAACCCCGGGCCCAGAACCGGAGCGGCCTCCGACCGAGGGGGGAAGGCTGGTGGCTGGGCTTGCGGCAGAAGGCGGCCGACGAACGGAGCGCGGCCAAGGCGCCGAAGCCCGCGGGCAGCTGCCCCCAGCCCGCCCCCGCCGCCCCCGCACCCACCCCGGGGCCCGCGTCCCGGCCGGTGCCCGTACAACAGCCGCAACCCGAGCGGTCCGTGCTCATCGACCTCGCTTCGTACTTCGTACGGGCCGTCGAGCGGGCCGGTGTGCCCCACTACCTGCCCGCCGGGATGGACCCGGCTGCCCTCGACCAGCCGCGCTCGGTCCGCCCGTCCACCGGTAGGGGCCACCGCGTGCCCTGGGCAAGGGTGACCGCCGCGCATCCGCGGATCGTGCTGCTCGCCGATGCCGGGATGGGCAAGTCCTGGCTGCTGCGCATGCACGCCCGCCGACTGGCCGAGGCGGTCCTCGTCGGGCCGCACCCGCCCGGCGACCCCGGCGACCCCGGCGACCCCGGCGACCCCGGCGCCCCCGGAGACTCCGGAGTCCCTGGCGACCCCGGCCTGCCGCCCGTACCCGTCCTGCTCCGGTGCGGGGACCTGGCCTGCCGGACCGAGCGGTTGCTGACGGACGCGCTGGCGGGCCACCTCGTCGCCCTGGGCGTCCTGACGGCGGCCGACCACTCGGTAGCGGCACGCGCGGCCGCCGACGGCCGGCTCGTACTGCTCCTCGACGCCTACGACGAACTCCCCGGCCCGGAGGCCCGTGCCCGTCTGTACACCCTGCTGGCCACCGCCCCGGCCGCCCTGCCGATCGTGGTAGCCGGGAGGCGGGCGGGCCACCCCGGCCCGCCCGCCACCGCCGGCGGCCCGTTGTGGCAGGAGCTCGTCCTGGAGCCACTCGATCACGCGGCCGTGGCCAGGCTCGTCGGCACATGGCCGCTGACCTCCGCCGCCCGTGCCTCCGTGATCAGGCGGATCCGCACACCGGGCCTGGGCGGGGTACCGCTGCTGCTGGCCCTGCTGTGCGCGCTCGCCGAGGAGATCCCCGAGGGCGCGGCGAACGGGACACCGGACCTTCCTGCCGCCAAGAGCGAGCTGTACGAACGGATGCTGCGCCGGTTCCTGGTGCACGAGCAACGGCCCCCGGCGGCCGAAGACATCGAGGCGGACCGCCTGCTGGACCTGCTCGGACCGGTCGCGTTCCACTTCGCCCACCGGAACGAGGACGGCTGGACGGACGTGATGCCGCGGGAGGAGGTGCTGCGTGCGCTGCGGACCGCCGGGCCCGCCTTCACCGAGCTGCGACGGGACGCGGCGGGCGTGCTGCGGACGCTGTCCGTGGAGGCGGGTGTGCTTCAGCCGCTGGGCGATCCCAGCGGAGGGCGGGCGCAGCCGTACCTCTTCCTCCACCGGTCGTTCGCCGAGTATCTGACGGCTCGTCATCTGGCGGAACTCCCGGAAGCGGAGGCCCTGGCTGCCGTGGACGCCCACCTCGCCGACGGCGGCCGCTGGGACGACACCCTCGCCATGCTGGGGCGTCCGGTGCTGGCCGGGGCCGGCAGGGCCCGCTTCGGGCGGCTGCTGGTCCACCTCGCGGACCGGCCGGGCGGGGTGCTGCACGCGGTCCGCATGCTGGGAGAGGTCTGGGGGGCGGGCGGCACCGTGCTGGAACGGGCCCTGGAGGAGCACCTGGTGGCGGCGTTTCGCCGGGCCGTGGCCGACGACGTCGAGGCGGCCGCGCGAGCCGTCGAGGCCTGCCGGGCGCTTCCGGACGCGCTGGTCGACGAGCTGGCCGGGTATCTGGCCGAGCACGTGGCCGCCGACCCGGACGAGCACTACGGCGCGTACCACCGCCTCGTCCACCACCCGCAGGACTCGGTGACCAGGCTGCTCGGCAGGCTGGCGGTGGGCCGGGACTCCGTCCTGGGGATGTTCGCCGTCCGGGAGCTGGATCACAGGCGCGGACCACTGCCGCTGCGGACCATGCTGAG